One window from the genome of Nicotiana tomentosiformis chromosome 5, ASM39032v3, whole genome shotgun sequence encodes:
- the LOC104108161 gene encoding receptor-like cytosolic serine/threonine-protein kinase RBK1, which yields MEGESVVQVQENGAKEDMKREEAEKEQEEVEVKVEIEILEGKEENGEKDKKTKDDQSSPRAVLEIHISGTSDSDNSSISSGERSCSFGSSPSPGGEKSAVSGGGGGGGGGGEEAEQGLSFKNFFDQMKKKSIRRLSTIQLFGGYENLLPKKNIKRKLLARIRSAEEDRIDCHDFVVPKPSWRNFSFDELAQATDNFTPDNLIGKGGHAEVYKGHLPDGQVVAVKKITKKEKNDEDRVGDFLSELGIIAHINNPNAVKLIGFSVDGGLHLVLQYLQHGSLASVLHGREECLEWKIRYKVAVGVAEGLRYLHSDCQRRIIHRDITASNILLTEDYEPQISDFGLAKWLPEKWAHHIVSPIEGTFGYMAPEYFMHGIVHEKTDVFAFGVLLLELITGRRAVDSSRQSLVMWAKPMLEKNNIKELADPRLLDTYDVIEMKRAMFTASTCIHHLPNMRPNMKRAVQLLKGENEPIDMKQKSTGGRSLMLDACDLDDYSNTTYLKDLNRHMQLVME from the exons ATGGAAG GTGAAAGTGTTGTACAAGTTCAAGAAAATGGAGCAAAAGAAGATATGAAGAGAGAAGAAGCAGAAAAGGAACAAGAAGAAGTAGAAGTAAAAGTAGAAATAGAAATTTTGGAGGGTAAAGAAGAAAATGGAGAAAAGGACAAAAAAACCAAAGATGATCAGTCATCACCAAGGGCAGTTTTGGAAATTCATATCTCAGGTACATCAGATTCCGACAACAGCAGCATTAGCAGCGGGGAAAGGAGCTGCAGTTTCGGGTCATCTCCGTCTCCCGGCGGCGAAAAATCGGCAGTTTCCGGCGGCGGAGGTGGCGGAGGTGGAGGAGGAGAGGAAGCGGAGCAAGGATTGAGTTTTAAGAATTTTTTTGATCAAATGAAGAAAAAGTCTATAAGAAGATTATCGACTATACAATTATTTGGAGGATATGAAAATTTACTACCAAAGAAAAATATTAAGAGGAAATTACTGGCTAGAATTCGAAGTGCAGAAGAAGATAGAATTGATTGCCATGATTTTGTTGTGCCTAAGCCTTCTTGGAGGAATTTTAGCTTTGATGAACTTGCTCAAGCTACTGATAATTTCACTCCAG ATAACTTAATTGGCAAAGGAGGACATGCAGAAGTGTACAAAGGACATTTACCTGATGGACAAGTTGTAGCAGTCAAGAAaataacaaagaaagaaaagaatgaCGAGGACAGAGTTGGAGACTTCTTATCTGAGCTAGGAATCATTGCTCATATCAATAATCCTAATGCTGTTAAGTTAATTGGTTTCAGTGTTGATGGTGGTCTGCACCTTGTTCTTCAATACCTGCAACATGGCAGCCTTGCCTCTGTACTGCACG GTAGAGAAGAGTGCCTTGAATGGAAAATAAGATATAAAGTGGCAGTTGGAGTAGCTGAAGGATTGCGTTATCTTCATTCTGATTGCCAAAGGCGCATAATCCATAGAGATATTACAGCATCAAACATTCTACTTACTGAAGATTATGAACCTCAG ATATCTGATTTTGGACTTGCAAAGTGGTTGCCAGAAAAATGGGCTCATCATATTGTTTCCCCAATTGAAGGAACTTTTGG ATATATGGCACCAGAGTACTTTATGCATGGAATTGTTCATGAGAAGACCGATGTTTTTGCCTTTGGAGTTCTGCTATTGGAGCTTATTACTGGTCGTCGTGCTGTTGATTCATCCCGACAGAGTCTTGTGATGTGG GCAAAACCGATGCTGGAAAAGAACAACATCAAGGAATTAGCAGATCCTCGTCTGCTCGATACCTATGATGTTATTGAGATGAAACGAGCCATGTTTACAGCGTCTACATGCATTCACCACTTGCCAAACATGCGTCCCAACATGAAACGG GCTGTTCAGCTGTTGAAAGGCGAGAACGAACCCATAGACATGAAGCAGAAATCAACGGGAGGAAGATCATTGATGCTGGATGCTTGTGATTTAGACGATTACAGTAACACAACTTATCTCAAAGATCTCAATCGTCATATGCAGCTCGTTATGGAGTaa
- the LOC104108159 gene encoding uncharacterized protein, with protein sequence METDILIQLIILLFTLGIFYAMYNFPKQALTPLRSKNRSTNQAHIHFIKGAQLLSRAKSNRNKSTSFNLAKSAAGEADKALALEPKDPAAHILKALSLDLMGRKIAALKYLDLALSPPAVKALSDGERGDALLKRAELQVALNRKRRVDSAMLDLLETVKLGCSDQAKAFCLLGQCYEMKGLKIEAQNAFEEALKIEPDLVAAREGLGRLS encoded by the coding sequence ATGGAGACAGACATACTGATTCAACTAATTATCCTCCTTTTCACACTCGGAATTTTCTATGCCATGTACAATTTCCCCAAACAAGCTCTAACCCCACTCCGATCAAAAAACCGATCCACTAACCAAGCCCATATCCACTTCATCAAAGGAGCCCAACTCCTCTCCCGAGCAAAATCCAATCGGAATAAATCAACTTCCTTCAATCTCGCAAAATCCGCCGCCGGCGAAGCTGACAAAGCTTTAGCTCTCGAACCCAAAGATCCAGCGGCCCATATTCTCAAAGCCTTATCTCTAGATCTCATGGGCCGTAAAATTGCTGCTTTGAAGTATTTGGATTTGGCCTTATCGCCGCCGGCGGTGAAGGCGTTGTCCGACGGAGAGAGAGGCGATGCTTTATTGAAACGGGCCGAGTTGCAAGTGGCGTTGAATCGGAAGAGACGAGTTGACTCGGCTATGTTGGACCTTTTAGAGACTGTGAAATTGGGCTGCTCGGATCAAGCTAAGGCCTTTTGTTTGTTGGGTCAGTGTTATGAAATGAAGGGGTTGAAAATTGAGGCCCAAAATGCTTTTGAAGAAGCTTTAAAGATTGAGCCTGATTTAGTTGCGGCCCGTGAGGGTTTGGGCCGCTTAAGTTAG